From the Marinomonas sp. THO17 genome, one window contains:
- a CDS encoding DUF6691 family protein — protein MYALITFLTGLLFGLGLAISEMVNPAVVIGFLDIFGHWNPSLIAVMGGALAIGILGYWIKNKRLNPILAKEWQVPNLKHIDSKLLVGAGLFGIGWGLSGYCPGPGLTALTNNPMEGIYFVVALIAGSGIFQIQTVFLRK, from the coding sequence ATGTACGCATTGATCACCTTTTTAACCGGCTTGTTATTTGGCTTAGGTCTCGCTATTTCGGAAATGGTCAATCCCGCTGTTGTAATAGGTTTTTTAGATATTTTTGGCCATTGGAATCCTTCCCTCATTGCGGTCATGGGAGGTGCGTTAGCCATTGGCATACTTGGCTATTGGATCAAAAATAAACGTCTAAATCCTATCCTCGCCAAAGAATGGCAAGTACCTAACCTCAAACACATTGACAGCAAATTACTTGTTGGCGCAGGTCTATTTGGTATTGGCTGGGGATTAAGTGGCTACTGTCCGGGTCCAGGCCTTACCGCCTTAACCAATAACCCTATGGAAGGGATTTATTTCGTTGTTGCTCTAATCGCTGGAAGTGGTATTTTCCAAATTCAGACTGTTTTTCTGCGTAAATAA
- a CDS encoding cyclic nucleotide-binding domain-containing protein, whose protein sequence is MHTVLATESEYDISPAELKKGSIFGALSETGIQYLLENGVIHRVMEGEEIFSYGGQGNSFHTVLHGSLDFYKQHNEKRTRTRTVKFGEAIGFVSMIALHERAGSLYALEDSLLLEISSQLFSDFHDNHPFDFGILLMNLSRDMARTIRVLSNALVENDVIVKRN, encoded by the coding sequence ATGCATACCGTCTTAGCAACAGAGTCTGAATACGATATTTCACCTGCAGAACTAAAAAAAGGTTCTATTTTTGGTGCTTTATCTGAAACGGGCATCCAATATTTATTAGAAAATGGCGTCATTCATCGAGTCATGGAAGGAGAAGAAATTTTTTCTTATGGTGGCCAAGGTAATAGTTTTCATACCGTGCTACACGGGTCGTTAGACTTTTACAAACAACATAATGAAAAAAGGACACGCACTCGTACTGTTAAATTTGGCGAAGCCATAGGTTTTGTCTCTATGATTGCTCTACACGAACGAGCAGGCAGCTTATACGCATTAGAAGACAGCTTGTTATTAGAAATATCTAGCCAATTGTTCAGCGACTTCCACGACAATCACCCTTTCGACTTCGGCATTTTATTAATGAACCTGTCTCGTGATATGGCAAGAACCATTCGCGTATTAAGCAATGCTTTGGTCGAAAATGATGTTATCGTGAAACGCAATTAA
- a CDS encoding YeeE/YedE family protein, which produces MEQLFYPLIGGLLIGVTTTFYLLTMGRVVGISGILSQLLFNKGRLLPLLFIIGLIIGGSAYGTLTQPSMPLPELRSPWLLILSGLLVGYGTRLGGGCTSGHGVCGISRLSMRSIVATLIFMTTAIFTVAITK; this is translated from the coding sequence ATGGAGCAGCTATTTTATCCCCTAATAGGGGGCTTGCTTATCGGCGTTACCACAACATTCTACCTACTTACTATGGGCCGTGTTGTCGGTATCAGTGGTATTTTATCACAGCTTCTTTTTAATAAGGGACGGCTCTTACCATTGCTTTTCATTATCGGCCTTATTATTGGAGGCAGCGCCTACGGAACTCTCACTCAACCTAGTATGCCATTACCAGAGCTAAGAAGTCCTTGGTTATTGATTTTGTCAGGTTTATTGGTTGGCTATGGCACACGTTTAGGTGGAGGCTGCACCAGTGGGCATGGTGTATGTGGTATTTCTCGCCTATCTATGCGATCTATTGTGGCCACCCTAATCTTTATGACGACAGCCATTTTCACTGTTGCCATCACCAAATAA
- a CDS encoding MOSC domain-containing protein, translating to MSYLLSELTIYPIKSIHGINIDQTEVLFSGLTNDRRYMLVKPNGDFITGRKHPQLTQINGKILPNNCLELSHPSNEKTLILDPVSFSEDYRDVTIWGQNLSAQSVSSEANHWFQSILGTEAELVFFGEGTQRFTSRRPDSPVGFADGYPFLLTTEASLEELNRTCPEHIRMAQFRPNMIIKGNQAFAEDTWKRIRIGEVEFEYVKPCVRCIFTTIDPDNAERSKKGEPLKTLAKFRKLKNEGITFGINMIALNQGVIQQGDKVEIIEFQTADQYEDKR from the coding sequence ATGTCTTATTTGCTCAGTGAACTCACGATTTACCCAATTAAATCCATTCATGGAATTAACATCGATCAAACCGAAGTGCTATTTTCAGGACTTACTAATGATCGACGCTATATGTTAGTTAAGCCTAATGGCGACTTTATTACAGGCCGAAAACATCCGCAATTAACCCAAATTAACGGCAAGATATTGCCTAATAATTGCCTTGAACTAAGCCATCCAAGCAACGAAAAAACATTAATTCTAGACCCTGTGAGTTTCTCTGAAGACTACAGAGATGTCACTATTTGGGGGCAGAACCTGTCAGCACAATCTGTAAGTAGTGAAGCCAACCACTGGTTTCAATCTATACTAGGCACCGAAGCTGAGCTGGTTTTTTTTGGTGAAGGCACACAACGTTTTACCAGCCGACGCCCTGACTCACCAGTTGGTTTTGCAGACGGTTATCCATTTTTATTAACCACCGAAGCCTCACTTGAAGAGCTCAATCGAACTTGTCCAGAACACATCCGCATGGCGCAATTTCGTCCCAATATGATAATCAAAGGCAATCAAGCCTTTGCCGAAGACACTTGGAAACGCATTCGCATTGGAGAAGTAGAATTTGAATATGTGAAACCCTGTGTACGCTGCATTTTCACAACGATAGATCCTGATAATGCTGAGCGTAGCAAAAAAGGAGAGCCACTGAAAACCCTAGCAAAATTTCGTAAACTAAAAAACGAGGGAATTACTTTTGGCATCAATATGATCGCTCTGAATCAAGGGGTGATTCAGCAAGGAGACAAGGTGGAAATAATAGAATTTCAGACAGCAGATCAGTACGAAGACAAACGCTAG
- a CDS encoding type III PLP-dependent enzyme codes for MSIDVNAFYTPERFARIKSFSESKETPFVVIDTEIIDEAYSELTKGFPVADIFYAIKANPAPEILTLLRDRGANFDVASRYELDKLFAIGDVSPDRVSYGNTIKKAKDVRYFYDQGVRMFATDSEADLRNIAKAAPGSNIYVRILTEGTVTADWPLSRKFGCRPDMAMDLLKLAKELGLVPYGVSFHVGSQQRDIGAWDAAIASVKVIFERLKKEDGIVLQMINMGGGFPANYLSKTNELAVYAEEITRFLEEDFGNDIPRIILEPGRSLISNAGVLVSEVVLISRKSHTALNRWVFTDVGKFSGLIETLDESIKYPIHVDKGGELEEVIIAGPTCDSADIMYENYKYGLPLNLAIGDRMYWLSTGAYTTTYSAIEFNGFPPLKSYYL; via the coding sequence ATGTCTATTGACGTCAATGCATTCTACACACCTGAACGCTTCGCGCGTATCAAGTCTTTTTCAGAAAGCAAAGAAACCCCTTTTGTTGTTATTGATACTGAAATCATTGATGAGGCCTATTCTGAGCTGACCAAAGGTTTTCCTGTTGCGGATATTTTCTACGCCATCAAAGCCAACCCAGCACCAGAAATTCTAACCCTGTTACGCGACCGTGGTGCCAACTTTGATGTTGCATCTCGCTACGAACTGGACAAATTATTCGCAATTGGCGATGTATCACCAGATCGGGTAAGTTATGGCAACACCATCAAAAAAGCCAAAGACGTACGTTACTTTTATGACCAGGGCGTGCGTATGTTTGCGACGGATTCTGAAGCTGACTTGCGCAACATTGCCAAAGCCGCGCCAGGTTCTAATATTTACGTGCGTATCCTCACAGAAGGTACGGTCACAGCGGATTGGCCATTGTCCCGTAAATTTGGCTGTCGTCCTGACATGGCAATGGATTTATTGAAATTGGCAAAAGAATTAGGTCTAGTACCTTATGGTGTATCTTTTCATGTGGGCTCTCAGCAACGTGATATTGGCGCATGGGATGCCGCTATTGCGAGTGTGAAAGTCATTTTCGAACGCCTAAAAAAAGAAGACGGTATAGTATTGCAAATGATCAATATGGGCGGTGGTTTTCCCGCTAACTACCTTTCTAAGACCAACGAATTAGCCGTATATGCAGAAGAGATTACCCGCTTCCTAGAAGAAGATTTCGGAAATGATATTCCCCGCATCATCCTTGAGCCGGGTCGTTCCTTAATTTCGAACGCGGGTGTTCTGGTCAGTGAAGTGGTCTTAATTTCCCGTAAATCACATACTGCTTTGAATCGCTGGGTATTTACCGATGTTGGTAAATTTTCTGGCTTGATCGAAACCTTAGATGAATCCATCAAGTACCCTATTCATGTCGACAAAGGTGGCGAGTTGGAAGAAGTTATTATTGCTGGACCAACCTGTGACAGTGCCGACATCATGTATGAGAATTACAAATACGGCTTGCCTTTGAATTTAGCCATTGGTGACCGTATGTATTGGTTGTCTACAGGAGCTTATACGACCACTTACAGCGCAATCGAGTTTAATGGTTTCCCACCATTAAAATCCTATTACTTATAA
- a CDS encoding ABC-F family ATPase: MLTTANITMQFGAKPLFENVSVKFGEGKRYGLIGANGCGKSTFMKILGGDLEPSSGNVSKDPNERLGKLKQDQFAYEDYSVIDTVIMGHTELWAIKSEKDAIYAKPEMTEEDGLRAGDLEAEFAEMDGYTADARAGELLLGVGIPTEQHYGLMSEVAPGLKLRVLLAQALFSDPDILLLDEPTNNLDINTIRWLEGVLVERTCTMIIISHDRHFLNSVCTNMADLDYGELRLFSGNYDEYMTAATQARERLLADNAKKKAQINELKSFVSRFSANASKSKQATSRAKQIDKIQLEEVKPSSRQNPFIRFEQEKKLHRLALQVENLAKSYDERIFSDLNMMVEVGERIAVIGPNGIGKSTLLKCLVGDTELTKGEVNWSDNANIGYYAQDHAHEFEKDMDLLQWMGQWGQEGDDEQVIRGTLGRLLFSQNDIKKSVKVLSGGEQGRMLFGKLMLQKPNVLVMDEPTNHMDMESIESLNLALEHYPGTLVFVSHDREFVSSLATRIVEVTADGIVDFHGTYDEYLAKMDS, from the coding sequence TTGTTAACGACAGCCAATATCACCATGCAATTTGGTGCAAAACCTTTATTTGAAAACGTGTCTGTTAAATTCGGCGAAGGCAAACGCTATGGACTGATAGGTGCGAATGGTTGTGGTAAATCCACTTTTATGAAGATTCTTGGCGGTGATTTGGAGCCAAGTTCAGGTAATGTTTCAAAAGATCCCAACGAGCGTTTAGGTAAATTGAAGCAGGATCAATTTGCCTATGAAGACTATTCTGTTATTGATACCGTTATTATGGGGCACACAGAGCTTTGGGCCATTAAGTCGGAGAAGGACGCTATTTATGCTAAGCCTGAAATGACTGAAGAAGATGGTTTGCGCGCAGGGGATTTGGAAGCGGAATTTGCTGAAATGGATGGTTATACTGCTGATGCTCGTGCCGGAGAGCTTTTGCTGGGTGTGGGTATTCCGACAGAACAGCACTATGGTTTAATGAGTGAAGTGGCGCCAGGATTGAAACTTCGTGTATTGTTAGCACAGGCTTTGTTTTCCGATCCAGATATCTTGTTGCTGGACGAGCCAACCAACAACTTGGACATTAATACCATTCGATGGCTAGAAGGTGTGTTGGTAGAACGTACCTGTACCATGATCATCATTTCCCATGACCGTCATTTTTTGAATTCAGTCTGCACCAATATGGCCGATTTGGACTATGGTGAATTGCGTTTGTTCTCAGGTAACTATGATGAGTACATGACGGCTGCCACACAGGCTCGTGAGCGTTTGTTGGCAGACAACGCCAAGAAGAAAGCGCAAATCAATGAGCTGAAATCTTTTGTCAGTCGTTTCTCGGCAAACGCGTCGAAATCTAAGCAGGCGACTTCTCGTGCTAAGCAAATAGACAAGATTCAATTAGAGGAAGTGAAGCCTTCCAGTCGTCAAAATCCCTTCATTCGCTTTGAGCAAGAAAAAAAGCTGCACCGTTTGGCATTACAGGTTGAGAACCTTGCTAAATCCTACGATGAGAGGATTTTCAGTGATCTTAATATGATGGTAGAAGTCGGTGAACGTATTGCCGTTATTGGTCCAAATGGCATTGGTAAATCGACCTTGCTGAAATGTTTAGTGGGTGATACAGAACTGACTAAAGGTGAGGTGAACTGGTCTGATAACGCCAATATTGGTTACTACGCTCAGGATCATGCTCATGAATTTGAGAAAGATATGGATCTTTTGCAATGGATGGGGCAGTGGGGTCAAGAGGGTGACGATGAGCAAGTCATTCGCGGTACTCTTGGGCGTTTGTTGTTCTCCCAAAACGATATTAAAAAGTCAGTGAAAGTCTTGTCTGGTGGTGAACAAGGGCGTATGTTGTTTGGCAAACTGATGCTGCAAAAGCCAAATGTTCTGGTTATGGATGAACCGACTAACCATATGGATATGGAGTCGATTGAATCCCTAAACCTAGCGTTGGAACACTATCCTGGCACCTTGGTTTTTGTCAGTCATGACCGTGAATTTGTTTCCTCCTTGGCGACGCGCATAGTTGAGGTGACAGCGGATGGCATTGTCGATTTCCACGGCACATACGATGAATATCTGGCCAAGATGGACAGCTAA
- a CDS encoding RidA family protein: MSSIERLEVGQRMSRIVKHNGTIYLCGQVAADANAGITEQTQTMLDKVESLLVQAGSDKEHILSATVYIRDMKDFAAMNAVWDAWVPEGHAPARACVEARMARPELLVEVSVVASEK, encoded by the coding sequence ATGTCTTCTATCGAACGTTTAGAAGTGGGTCAACGTATGAGTCGCATTGTGAAACACAATGGCACCATATATTTATGTGGCCAGGTCGCAGCAGATGCGAATGCTGGCATTACTGAGCAGACGCAAACCATGTTGGACAAAGTCGAGTCCTTGCTAGTGCAGGCTGGCTCAGATAAAGAACACATTCTATCAGCGACAGTCTACATTCGTGATATGAAAGATTTTGCAGCGATGAATGCCGTTTGGGATGCTTGGGTGCCAGAGGGGCATGCTCCTGCTCGTGCATGTGTTGAGGCAAGAATGGCTCGTCCTGAGTTGCTGGTTGAAGTGTCCGTTGTTGCTTCAGAAAAGTAA
- the cobO gene encoding cob(I)yrinic acid a,c-diamide adenosyltransferase: protein MAKVIKDSEQHKNRMQAIKKHVDKRIAKAQEDKGTFVLLTGNGKGKSSSALGMVARALGHGMKVGVVQFLKGEWNTGEIDFFRQQDKVRWEIMPSGFTWETQNRDADILSSEQAWSQAEEMLKDESFDLVVLDELTYLLHYEYLDEGKVLEALMARPDSQHLVVTGRGASDALVELADTVSEIKEVKHAFKRGIKAQKGLEF from the coding sequence ATGGCTAAGGTTATTAAGGATTCAGAGCAGCATAAAAATCGCATGCAAGCCATCAAAAAGCATGTTGATAAACGCATTGCTAAGGCACAAGAAGATAAGGGTACCTTTGTTCTGTTAACGGGCAATGGCAAAGGCAAATCCAGTTCCGCTTTAGGTATGGTGGCTCGTGCGCTAGGCCACGGTATGAAAGTGGGTGTGGTGCAATTTCTCAAAGGGGAATGGAATACCGGGGAAATAGATTTCTTTCGTCAGCAAGATAAAGTTCGCTGGGAAATTATGCCGTCTGGTTTCACTTGGGAAACGCAAAATCGTGACGCCGACATTTTATCTTCAGAACAAGCTTGGTCTCAGGCAGAAGAGATGCTGAAAGATGAAAGCTTCGACCTTGTGGTCCTAGATGAATTAACCTACCTATTACATTATGAGTATCTCGACGAAGGGAAAGTCTTGGAGGCTTTGATGGCACGGCCTGACAGCCAACATTTAGTGGTAACAGGACGTGGCGCTTCTGATGCTCTTGTTGAGCTTGCTGATACGGTTAGCGAAATAAAAGAAGTGAAACATGCTTTTAAACGTGGCATTAAAGCGCAGAAAGGTTTGGAATTTTAA